A single window of Dendropsophus ebraccatus isolate aDenEbr1 chromosome 5, aDenEbr1.pat, whole genome shotgun sequence DNA harbors:
- the GRK1 gene encoding rhodopsin kinase GRK1, translated as MDFGALETVVANSAYITARGSFDGGFNPQITRNKKFRAKLKLPPISECEHLKNQIDLEFENICEKQPIGKKLFQEFLGTVQQFISALHIWNDIEDYDVAEDDDRLQKANSIINKYLDAHSKHFCHYLDEKSTAEVVAECNKVPDGLFKPLLQSTSNYLKENAFPQYKESIFFSRFLQWKWLESQPIGEDWFMDFRILGKGGFGEVSASQMRATGKMYACKKLNKKRLKKRKGFEGAMVEKRILAKVHSRFIVSLAYAFQTKSEVCLVMTLMNGGDLRFHIYNVDEENPGIDEPRACFYTAQIICGMEHLHQNRIIYRDLKPENVLLDNDGNVRISDLGLAVELKEKKNKTKGYAGTPGFMAPELLNGEEYDYTVDYFSLGVTLYEMIAARGPFRSRGEKVENKDLKNRICNDPVTYTEKFNKDCKSFCEALLEKDPKKRIGFRNGSSNDLRVVPFFKNINWRKLEAGILTPPFAPDSKTVYAKDIQDVGAFSTVRGVNLEDNDKQFFDEFASGNIPIPWQEEMIETGIYDELNAEVNDMRRHSTANDNSAKSGVCRIA; from the exons ATGGATTTTGGGGCACTGGAAACAGTGGTAGCCAATTCTGCCTATATTACTGCTCGTGGTAGCTTTGATGGGGGCTTCAATCCTCAGATTACTCGGAACAAGAAGTTTCGTGCCAAGCTAAAGCTGCCTCCTATATCTGAGTGTGAGCATCTGAAGAATCAGATTGATCTGGAATTTGAAAATATTTGTGAAAAGCAGCCCATTGGCAAGAAGTTGTTTCAGGAGTTTTTGGGAACAGTTCAACAATTTATTTCTGCATTGCATATCTGGAATGATATCGAGGATTATGATGTGGCAGAGGATGATGATCGCTTGCAGAAAGCCAACAGCATAATTAACAAATATTTAGACGCCCATTccaagcatttctgtcactatttaGACGAGAAGTCTACTGCAGAAGTGGTGGCCGAATGCAACAAGGTCCCTGATGGGCTCTTTAAACCACTGCTTCAGTCTACCTCAAATTATTTAAAGGAAAATGCATTTCCACAATACAAGGAAAGCATATTTTTTTCAAGATTCCTTCAATGGAAATGGCTAGAATCGCAGCCTATTGGAGAGGACTGGTTTATGGACTTTAGAATTCTTGGGAAAGGTGGATTTGGGGAAGTGTCAGCTTCCCAAATGAGGGCAACTGGTAAAATGTATGCTTGTAAGAAACTCAACAAGAAACGCTTGAAGAAGAGGAAGGGATTTGAA GGTGCCATGGTGGAAAAAAGGATTCTGGCTAAAGTGCATAGTAGATTTATTGTTTCTTTGGCATATGCATTCCAAACAAAGAGTGAGGTCTGCTTAGTTATGACCCTCATGAATGGAGGTGACCTACG GTTTCACATTTACAATGTTGATGAGGAAAATCCAGGTATAGATGAACCCAGGGCTTGCTTTTACACTGCACAGATTATATGCGGGATGGAACATCTACACCAAAACAGGATCATCTATCGCGATCTCAAACCAGAAAATGTGCTACTGGACAATGATg GGAATGTCCGTATTTCTGACCTTGGGCTGGCTGTGGAACTGAAAGAGAAGAAAAACAAAACCAAAGGCTATGCAGGAACTCCAG GGTTCATGGCTCCTGAGCTGCTGAATGGAGAAGAATATGATTACACTGTGGATTACTTCTCATTGGGTGTGACTTTATATGAAATGATTGCTGCACGTGGTCCATTTAGGTCAAGAGGAGAAAAG GTAGAGAATAAGGACTTAAAGAACAGAATATGTAATGATCCAGTAACATACACAGAAAAGTTCAATAAGGATTGCAAATCCTTCTGTGAAGCCTTACTGGAAAAAGACCCCAAGAAACGTATTGGGTTTAGAAATGGAAGTTCTAATGATCTACGAGTAGTTCCTTTCTTTAAAAACATAAATTGGAGGAAACTTGAAGCCG GTATTCTTACACCGCCTTTTGCTCCTGACTCCAAGACAGTGTATGCTAAGGATATTCAGGATGTAGGAGCATTTTCAACAGTTAGAGGAGTCAACCTTGAGGATAATGATAAGCAATTCTTTGATGAATTTGCATCCGGCAACATTCCTATACCATGGCAAGAAGAAATGATTGAAACTGGTATCTATGATGAACTGAATGCGGAAGTAAATGACATGAGGCGACATTCCACTGCCAATGACAACTCTGCTAAGTCTGGAGTATGTCGAATTGCATAG